Proteins encoded within one genomic window of Amycolatopsis nigrescens CSC17Ta-90:
- a CDS encoding NADH-quinone oxidoreductase subunit D, with the protein MTTSDRIADASTGTDTTAEGARSADTADTYADARETTEGRIFNVSGGDWDDVLSDGDHDDRMVINMGPQHPSTHGVLRLVLEMEGETVTQLRSVIGYLHTGIEKNCEYRTWTQGVTFVTRMDYLAPLFNEMTYCLAVEKLLGIKVPPRAELIRVLLMEINRIGSHLVYIATGGMELGATTAMTLGFREREEVLHLLEHLTGLRMNHAFIRPGGLAQDLPDDAVEKISEFVKVMDKRLPLYDKLFTGQPIWRNRLKNVGYLPVDACLALGVTGPVLRSAGLPWDLRKVEPYSRYDEFEFDVPTSTDADCWARYLIRVEEMHQSLRIIRQAVKMLGEPGPVMVEDKKVAWPAQLSVSSDGMGNSLEHVRKIMGQSMESLIHHFKLVTEGFKVPAGQVYTPIESPRGELGAHLVSDGGTRPMRVHFREPSFVNLQSMPAMAEGGLVADVIAAIASIDPVMGGVDR; encoded by the coding sequence ATGACCACTAGCGACCGGATCGCCGACGCGAGCACCGGCACCGACACCACGGCCGAAGGCGCCAGGAGTGCCGACACCGCCGACACTTACGCCGACGCCAGGGAAACCACCGAAGGCCGCATCTTCAACGTCAGCGGCGGCGACTGGGACGACGTGCTCAGCGACGGTGACCACGACGACCGCATGGTCATCAACATGGGCCCGCAGCACCCGTCCACGCACGGCGTGCTCCGGCTGGTGCTGGAGATGGAGGGCGAGACCGTCACCCAGCTCCGCTCGGTGATCGGCTACCTGCACACCGGGATCGAGAAGAACTGCGAGTACCGGACCTGGACCCAGGGCGTCACCTTCGTGACCCGGATGGACTACCTGGCCCCGCTGTTCAACGAGATGACTTACTGCCTCGCGGTGGAGAAGCTGCTCGGGATCAAGGTGCCGCCGCGCGCGGAGCTGATCCGCGTGCTGCTGATGGAGATCAACCGGATCGGTTCGCACCTGGTCTACATCGCCACCGGCGGGATGGAGCTCGGCGCCACCACCGCGATGACGCTCGGTTTCCGGGAGCGCGAGGAGGTCCTGCACCTGCTCGAGCACCTGACCGGGCTGCGGATGAACCACGCGTTCATCCGCCCCGGCGGGCTGGCCCAGGACCTGCCGGACGACGCTGTCGAGAAGATCAGCGAGTTCGTCAAGGTGATGGACAAGCGACTTCCGTTGTACGACAAGCTTTTCACCGGCCAGCCGATCTGGCGCAACCGGCTGAAGAACGTCGGTTACCTGCCGGTGGACGCGTGCCTCGCGCTCGGCGTCACCGGCCCGGTGCTGCGTTCGGCCGGGCTGCCGTGGGACCTGCGCAAGGTCGAGCCGTACTCCCGCTACGACGAGTTCGAGTTCGACGTGCCGACCTCCACCGACGCGGACTGCTGGGCGCGGTACCTGATCCGGGTCGAGGAGATGCACCAGAGCCTGCGGATCATCCGGCAGGCGGTGAAGATGCTCGGTGAGCCGGGCCCGGTGATGGTCGAGGACAAGAAGGTCGCCTGGCCGGCGCAGCTGTCGGTGTCCAGCGACGGCATGGGCAACTCGCTCGAGCACGTCCGCAAGATCATGGGCCAGTCGATGGAGTCCCTGATCCACCACTTCAAGCTGGTCACCGAGGGCTTCAAGGTGCCGGCGGGCCAGGTGTACACCCCGATCGAGTCGCCGCGCGGCGAGCTCGGCGCGCACCTGGTCTCCGACGGCGGCACCAGGCCGATGCGGGTGCACTTCCGGGAGCCCAGTTTCGTGAACCTGCAGTCGATGCCCGCGATGGCGGAGGGCGGCCTGGTGGCCGACGTGATCGCGGCGATCGCGTCGATCGACCCGGTGATGGGGGGAGTGGACCGATGA
- a CDS encoding NuoB/complex I 20 kDa subunit family protein: protein MGLEEKLPNGILLASLEGLVNWARKNSLWPATFGLACCAIEMMTTGGSRYDIARFGMERFSATPRQADLMIVAGRVTQKMAPVLRQIYDQMAEPRWVLAMGVCASSGGMFNNYAVVQGVDHIVPVDMYLPGCPPRPEMLLDAILKLHAKIQDEPINARRAAIRAASGERTELIASSIKYAKK from the coding sequence ATGGGTCTCGAAGAGAAACTGCCCAACGGAATCCTGCTGGCCAGCCTGGAAGGGCTGGTCAACTGGGCGCGGAAGAACTCGCTCTGGCCCGCCACCTTCGGCCTGGCCTGCTGCGCGATCGAGATGATGACCACCGGTGGCTCTCGCTACGACATCGCCCGCTTCGGCATGGAGCGCTTCAGCGCCACCCCGCGCCAGGCGGACCTGATGATCGTGGCCGGTCGCGTCACCCAGAAGATGGCCCCGGTGCTGCGGCAGATCTACGACCAGATGGCCGAGCCGCGCTGGGTGCTGGCGATGGGGGTCTGCGCATCCTCCGGCGGCATGTTCAACAACTACGCCGTGGTGCAGGGCGTCGACCACATCGTGCCGGTGGACATGTACCTGCCCGGCTGCCCGCCGCGGCCCGAGATGCTGCTGGACGCGATCCTCAAGCTGCACGCCAAGATCCAGGACGAGCCGATCAACGCGCGCCGCGCGGCGATCAGGGCCGCCAGCGGCGAGCGCACCGAGCTGATCGCCTCGTCCATCAAGTACGCGAAGAAGTGA
- the nuoF gene encoding NADH-quinone oxidoreductase subunit NuoF, giving the protein MTTDPITPVLTKRWLSPNSWRLATYEQLEGYTALRKALRGTPEQLVQLIKDSGLRGRGGAGFPAGVKWSFMPQNEDKPHYLVINADEGEPGTCKDIPLMMADPHSLIEGCVIAAYAMRSHHCFIYVRGEALHCIRRLNAAVREAYQAGYLGEDIVGSGFDLDITVHAGAGAYICGEETALLDSLEGRRGQPRLKPPFPAAAGLYAAPTTVNNVETIASAPFIVNGGADWFRKMGREKSPGPKIYSISGHVEKPGQYECPLGTTLRELLEMAGGMKDGIPLKFWTPGGSSTPMFTAEHLDTPLDFEGAAEAGSMLGTTAVMVFNETVSVPWAVMKWTQFYEHESCGKCTPCREGTYWLAKVLERMVEGKGTEEDIDTLLDVCDNILGRSFCALGDGAVSPITSGIKYFRDEFLALCEKNKNKPELVGAQA; this is encoded by the coding sequence GTGACCACCGACCCGATCACGCCGGTCCTCACCAAGCGCTGGCTGTCGCCGAACTCCTGGCGGCTGGCCACCTACGAGCAGCTCGAGGGCTACACCGCGCTGCGCAAGGCGCTGCGCGGCACGCCGGAGCAGCTCGTCCAGCTGATCAAGGATTCCGGCCTGCGCGGTCGTGGCGGCGCCGGCTTCCCGGCCGGGGTGAAGTGGTCCTTCATGCCGCAGAACGAGGACAAGCCGCACTACCTGGTGATCAACGCGGACGAGGGCGAACCGGGTACCTGCAAGGACATCCCGCTGATGATGGCGGACCCGCACTCGCTGATCGAGGGCTGCGTGATCGCCGCCTACGCGATGCGCTCGCACCACTGCTTCATCTACGTGCGGGGCGAGGCGCTGCACTGCATCAGGCGGCTGAACGCGGCGGTGCGCGAGGCGTACCAGGCCGGTTACCTCGGCGAGGACATCGTCGGTTCCGGGTTCGACCTGGACATCACCGTGCACGCCGGCGCCGGGGCCTACATCTGCGGTGAAGAGACCGCGCTGCTCGATTCGCTGGAGGGCCGCCGCGGCCAGCCGCGGCTCAAGCCGCCGTTCCCGGCCGCGGCCGGGCTGTACGCCGCGCCGACCACGGTGAACAACGTGGAGACCATCGCCAGCGCGCCCTTCATCGTCAACGGCGGGGCCGACTGGTTCCGCAAGATGGGCCGCGAGAAGTCGCCGGGCCCGAAGATCTACTCGATCTCCGGGCACGTGGAGAAGCCGGGGCAGTACGAATGCCCGCTCGGCACCACGCTGCGCGAGCTGCTGGAGATGGCCGGTGGCATGAAGGACGGCATCCCGCTGAAGTTCTGGACTCCCGGCGGTTCTTCCACGCCGATGTTCACCGCCGAACACCTGGACACCCCGCTGGACTTCGAGGGCGCCGCCGAGGCCGGTTCGATGCTCGGCACCACCGCGGTGATGGTGTTCAACGAGACCGTCTCCGTGCCGTGGGCGGTGATGAAGTGGACCCAGTTCTACGAGCACGAGTCCTGCGGCAAGTGCACCCCGTGCCGCGAAGGCACCTACTGGCTGGCCAAGGTGCTGGAGCGGATGGTCGAGGGCAAGGGCACCGAAGAGGACATCGACACCCTGCTCGACGTCTGCGACAACATCCTCGGCCGCTCGTTCTGCGCGCTCGGTGACGGCGCGGTCTCGCCGATCACCAGCGGCATCAAGTACTTCCGGGACGAGTTCCTGGCGCTGTGCGAGAAGAACAAGAACAAGCCCGAGCTGGTGGGAGCGCAGGCATGA
- a CDS encoding NADH-quinone oxidoreductase subunit G, producing the protein MTIAPSENTEATAETPVPEGHVKLVIDGEEVIAPKGELLIRTAERLGTVIPRFCDHPLLDPAGACRQCLVEVEMGGRPMPKPQASCTMTVADGMVVKTQLTSPVADKAQQGVMELLLINHPLDCPICDKGGECPLQNQALAHGRADSRFVDEKRTFPKPLPISSQVLLDRERCVLCQRCTRFSAQIAGDPFIELLERGAHQQIGTAETADVLDMASRTTSGQPFQSYFSGNTIQICPVGALTSAAYRFRSRPFDLVSSPSVCEHCSSGCAERTDFRRGKVTRKLAGDDPAVNEEWICDKGRFAFRYAQAADRLRRPQVRNPETGELEETSWTQALRVAADGLAKARDGRGAAVLPGGRLTVEDAYAYSKFARLALRTNDIDFRARAHSAEELDFLASRVVGGTPDTAVTFAAIEAAPAVLCVAFEPEEEAPIVFLRLRKAARDRKAKVVHLGQWTTPSVRKTFGELLACVPGGEAAAVDGIEQHAKDLDESLSAAGALVLVGERAAEVPGLFSALHRLSERTGARLAWIPRRAGERGALEAGAVPTLLPGGRPVADASARAEVEAVWGASLPTEPGRDAAGIVAAAAAGSLDGLLVGGVDPNDLPDPAAALEALRRTGFVVSLELRSSAVTELADVVLPIAPAVERSGSYLNWEGRRREFGVTLEGTGALPDCRVLDTLAVEMDTDLFTQSPQAAAGELARLLNAGTGRSPFNAAKVATAASPGEGQAVLATWRQLLDDGSLQDEEPHLAGTARPAVARLSEKTANGHRSVTVSTERGAITLPVEVTDLPDGVVWLPGNSAGSNIRVALGAGHGSLVSLTGGEQ; encoded by the coding sequence ATGACGATCGCACCCAGTGAAAACACCGAGGCCACCGCGGAGACCCCGGTCCCCGAAGGCCACGTCAAGCTGGTCATCGACGGCGAAGAGGTCATCGCACCGAAGGGCGAGCTGCTGATCCGCACCGCGGAGCGGCTCGGCACGGTGATCCCGCGGTTCTGCGACCACCCGCTGCTCGACCCGGCCGGCGCCTGCCGCCAGTGCCTGGTCGAGGTCGAGATGGGCGGCAGGCCGATGCCGAAGCCGCAGGCATCCTGCACCATGACGGTGGCCGACGGGATGGTGGTCAAGACCCAGCTCACCTCGCCGGTGGCGGACAAGGCGCAGCAGGGCGTGATGGAGCTGCTGCTGATCAACCATCCGCTGGACTGCCCGATCTGCGACAAGGGCGGCGAGTGCCCGCTGCAGAACCAGGCGTTGGCGCACGGCCGGGCGGACTCCCGCTTCGTGGACGAGAAGCGCACCTTCCCGAAGCCGCTGCCGATCTCGTCGCAGGTGTTGCTGGACCGCGAGCGCTGCGTGCTCTGCCAGCGCTGCACCCGGTTCTCCGCGCAGATCGCCGGCGACCCGTTCATCGAGCTGCTCGAACGCGGGGCGCACCAGCAGATCGGCACGGCCGAGACCGCGGACGTGCTGGACATGGCCTCCCGTACCACTTCGGGCCAGCCGTTCCAGAGCTACTTCTCCGGCAACACCATCCAGATCTGCCCGGTCGGCGCGCTGACCAGTGCCGCGTACCGGTTCCGCTCGCGGCCGTTCGACCTGGTCTCCTCGCCGAGCGTGTGCGAGCACTGCTCCTCGGGCTGCGCCGAGCGCACCGACTTCCGGCGCGGCAAGGTCACCCGCAAGCTGGCCGGGGACGACCCGGCGGTGAACGAGGAGTGGATCTGCGACAAGGGCCGGTTCGCCTTCCGGTACGCGCAGGCCGCGGACCGGCTGCGCCGTCCGCAGGTGCGCAACCCGGAGACCGGTGAGCTGGAGGAGACCTCCTGGACGCAGGCGCTGCGGGTGGCCGCGGACGGGCTGGCCAAGGCCCGCGACGGCCGCGGCGCGGCGGTGCTGCCGGGCGGCAGGCTGACCGTGGAGGACGCATACGCGTACTCGAAGTTCGCCCGTCTGGCCTTGCGCACCAACGACATCGACTTCCGGGCCAGGGCGCATTCGGCCGAGGAGCTGGACTTCCTGGCCTCGCGGGTGGTGGGCGGCACGCCCGATACCGCCGTCACCTTCGCCGCGATCGAGGCCGCGCCCGCGGTGCTGTGCGTGGCCTTCGAGCCGGAGGAGGAGGCACCGATCGTCTTCCTCCGGCTGCGCAAGGCGGCACGGGACAGGAAGGCCAAGGTCGTCCACTTGGGACAGTGGACGACCCCGTCGGTGCGCAAGACCTTCGGCGAGCTGCTGGCCTGCGTGCCCGGCGGTGAAGCGGCCGCGGTGGACGGTATCGAGCAGCACGCCAAGGACCTGGACGAGTCGCTTTCCGCGGCCGGCGCGCTGGTGCTGGTCGGGGAGCGGGCGGCCGAGGTGCCCGGCCTGTTCTCCGCGCTGCACCGGCTGTCCGAGCGCACCGGCGCCAGGCTCGCCTGGATTCCGCGCCGTGCCGGCGAGCGCGGCGCGCTCGAGGCCGGTGCGGTGCCGACGCTGCTGCCCGGCGGCCGCCCGGTCGCCGACGCCTCCGCCCGCGCCGAGGTCGAAGCCGTCTGGGGCGCTTCGCTGCCCACCGAGCCGGGGCGTGACGCGGCCGGCATCGTGGCCGCCGCGGCGGCCGGTTCGCTGGACGGGCTGCTCGTCGGCGGGGTGGACCCGAACGACCTGCCGGACCCGGCGGCCGCGCTGGAAGCCCTGCGGCGGACCGGTTTCGTGGTCAGCCTGGAACTGCGGTCGAGCGCGGTCACCGAGCTCGCCGACGTGGTGCTGCCGATCGCGCCCGCGGTGGAGCGCTCCGGCAGCTACCTGAACTGGGAGGGCCGGCGCCGCGAGTTCGGCGTCACCCTGGAAGGCACCGGCGCGCTGCCGGACTGCCGGGTGCTGGACACCCTGGCCGTGGAGATGGACACCGACCTGTTCACCCAGTCCCCGCAGGCCGCGGCGGGCGAGCTGGCCAGGCTGTTGAACGCGGGTACCGGGCGGTCCCCGTTCAACGCGGCGAAGGTGGCCACCGCCGCCAGCCCCGGCGAGGGGCAGGCGGTGCTGGCCACCTGGCGGCAGCTGCTGGACGACGGGTCGCTGCAGGACGAGGAGCCGCACCTGGCCGGCACCGCGCGGCCCGCGGTGGCCAGGCTGTCCGAGAAGACGGCCAACGGGCACCGCTCGGTGACGGTGTCCACCGAACGCGGCGCGATCACGCTGCCGGTCGAGGTCACCGACCTGCCGGACGGGGTGGTCTGGCTGCCGGGGAACTCCGCCGGGTCGAACATCCGCGTGGCACTGGGCGCGGGACACGGTTCGCTCGTGTCGCTTACCGGAGGTGAGCAGTGA
- a CDS encoding NADH-quinone oxidoreductase subunit A has translation MLEATTQQVAQGTPNPGLGMYLPLVLLFVLAAAFAVGSVLLGPLVGPSRYNKAKLSAYECGIEPSPQPVVGAGRMPVAYYITAMLFILFDIEMVFLYPFAVSADALGMFGLVEIVLFIATVGFAYAYVWRRGGLDWN, from the coding sequence ATGTTGGAAGCCACCACGCAGCAGGTGGCACAGGGAACCCCGAACCCGGGGCTCGGCATGTATCTACCGCTCGTTCTGCTCTTCGTACTGGCCGCCGCTTTCGCGGTCGGGTCCGTGCTGCTCGGCCCACTGGTGGGCCCGAGCCGGTACAACAAGGCGAAGCTCTCGGCGTACGAGTGCGGTATCGAGCCGTCGCCGCAGCCGGTGGTGGGCGCGGGCCGGATGCCGGTCGCGTACTACATCACCGCGATGCTGTTCATCCTGTTCGACATCGAGATGGTCTTCCTCTACCCGTTCGCGGTCTCGGCGGACGCACTGGGCATGTTCGGCCTGGTGGAGATCGTGCTGTTCATCGCGACGGTCGGTTTCGCGTACGCCTACGTGTGGCGGCGCGGCGGCCTTGACTGGAACTGA
- the nuoI gene encoding NADH-quinone oxidoreductase subunit NuoI: MGMFDPIKGFGVTFGTMFKKVATEEYPEAGAPAAPRYHGRHQLNRHPDGLEKCVGCELCAWACPADAIFVEGGDNTDEARYSPGERYGADYQINYLRCIGCGLCVEACPTRSLTMINFYELADDDRQRLIYTKEDLLAPLLPGMEQPPHPMRLGENEQDYYVNGPELARQQGVPAGTTVETSHEELMQ; encoded by the coding sequence ATGGGAATGTTTGACCCCATCAAGGGTTTCGGCGTCACCTTCGGCACGATGTTCAAGAAGGTGGCCACCGAGGAGTACCCGGAGGCCGGTGCGCCGGCCGCGCCCCGCTACCACGGACGGCACCAGCTCAACCGGCATCCGGACGGGCTGGAGAAGTGCGTCGGCTGCGAGCTGTGCGCCTGGGCCTGCCCGGCGGACGCGATCTTCGTCGAGGGCGGCGACAACACCGACGAGGCGCGTTACTCGCCCGGTGAACGCTACGGCGCGGACTACCAGATCAACTACCTGCGCTGCATCGGCTGCGGCCTGTGCGTGGAGGCATGCCCGACCAGGTCCCTGACGATGATCAACTTCTACGAGCTGGCCGACGACGACCGGCAGCGGCTGATCTACACCAAGGAAGACCTGCTCGCCCCGCTGCTGCCCGGGATGGAGCAGCCGCCGCACCCGATGCGCCTCGGCGAGAACGAGCAGGACTACTACGTCAACGGCCCCGAACTGGCGCGCCAGCAAGGCGTTCCGGCGGGCACCACGGTAGAGACCTCGCACGAAGAGTTGATGCAATGA
- a CDS encoding NADH-quinone oxidoreductase subunit C, whose amino-acid sequence MADEKPEPGGEQSSAERAEGGLEPTGVRPASPAEPVVAGKERKGMFGVSGTGDTSGYGGLRLPAYTAPPAERPYGGWFDEFADEFFAALSDNGIPVETVLQVTVDRDEITFYIARERLLEVCRTLRDDAGLRFELCSSVSGVDYGVDVPQRLHSVYHLTSMTYRRRIRLEVTMDVEDPHVPSIVEVYPTADWQEREAYDMFGIVYDGHPALTRILMPDDWDGFPQRKDYPLGGIPVEYKGAEIPPPDQRRSYS is encoded by the coding sequence ATGGCTGACGAGAAACCAGAGCCCGGCGGCGAGCAGTCCAGCGCCGAACGCGCCGAAGGCGGCCTGGAGCCCACCGGCGTCCGGCCCGCGTCGCCGGCCGAACCGGTGGTCGCCGGCAAGGAGCGCAAGGGCATGTTCGGTGTCTCCGGCACCGGCGACACCTCGGGCTACGGCGGCCTCCGGCTGCCGGCCTACACCGCGCCCCCGGCGGAACGGCCCTACGGCGGCTGGTTCGACGAGTTCGCGGACGAGTTCTTCGCGGCGCTGTCGGACAACGGCATCCCGGTGGAGACCGTGCTGCAGGTGACCGTGGACCGCGACGAGATCACCTTCTACATCGCCCGCGAGCGCCTGCTCGAGGTCTGCCGCACGCTGCGCGATGACGCCGGGCTCCGGTTCGAGCTGTGCAGCTCGGTGTCCGGTGTGGACTACGGCGTGGACGTGCCGCAGCGGCTGCACTCGGTGTACCACCTGACGTCGATGACCTACCGGCGGCGGATCCGGCTCGAGGTCACGATGGACGTCGAGGACCCGCACGTGCCGTCCATCGTGGAGGTCTACCCGACCGCCGACTGGCAGGAGCGGGAGGCCTACGACATGTTCGGCATCGTCTACGACGGCCACCCGGCGCTGACCAGGATCCTGATGCCGGACGACTGGGACGGCTTCCCCCAGCGCAAGGACTACCCGCTCGGCGGGATCCCGGTGGAGTACAAGGGCGCGGAGATTCCGCCGCCGGATCAGCGGAGGTCCTACTCATGA
- the nuoH gene encoding NADH-quinone oxidoreductase subunit NuoH, with protein MSPLLAQAPEELTRAQLLADDPWWLILIKAVVILLIGPILTIFLIVWERKAVGRMQNRPGPNRVGPGGYLQSIADAIKLPFKEQIIPDTADRKVYFLAPVLSAVPALVGLSAIPFGPEVSIFGERTVLQLVDLPVGVLVVLACSSIGVYGIVLAGWSSGSPYPLLGGLRSAAQVISYEIAMGLSIVGVILYARSMSTGDIVLSQQSGWYFYLLLPSFVIYLISMVGETNRAPFDLPEAESELVGGFHTEYSSMKFAMFFLAEYVNMVIVSAFATTLFLGGWLFPFVGEDSALNSGWWPVIWFFLKMFLLLFGFIWLRGTLPRYRYDQFMRLGWKILVPLNLVWIVVIAAIRAVRNSGGLNTTQILIGGAIVVVIAIAVAMLVPEKRLPEDDTVEVTGGGYPVPPLDLRVPSVPDRKKARRKVRARASQHSEPAAVGGGKAEAGDE; from the coding sequence GTGAGTCCTTTATTGGCTCAAGCGCCTGAGGAGCTGACGCGCGCGCAGCTGCTCGCGGACGACCCGTGGTGGCTGATCCTGATCAAGGCCGTGGTGATCCTGCTGATCGGCCCGATCCTGACGATCTTCCTGATCGTCTGGGAGCGCAAGGCCGTCGGCCGGATGCAGAACCGGCCCGGCCCGAACCGGGTCGGCCCCGGTGGCTACCTGCAGTCCATCGCGGACGCGATCAAGCTGCCGTTCAAGGAGCAGATCATCCCGGACACCGCGGACCGGAAGGTGTACTTCCTGGCCCCGGTGCTCTCCGCGGTGCCGGCGCTGGTCGGGCTCTCCGCGATCCCGTTCGGTCCCGAGGTCTCCATCTTCGGCGAGCGGACCGTGCTGCAGCTGGTGGACCTGCCGGTGGGCGTGCTGGTCGTGCTGGCCTGCTCCTCGATCGGGGTGTACGGGATCGTGCTGGCTGGCTGGTCTTCCGGCTCGCCGTACCCGCTGCTCGGCGGGCTCCGCTCGGCGGCGCAGGTGATCTCCTACGAGATCGCGATGGGCCTGTCCATCGTGGGTGTGATCCTCTACGCGCGGTCCATGTCCACCGGGGACATCGTGCTGTCGCAGCAGAGCGGCTGGTACTTCTACCTGCTGCTGCCGAGTTTCGTGATCTACCTGATCTCCATGGTCGGCGAGACCAACCGGGCGCCGTTCGACCTGCCAGAGGCCGAGTCCGAGCTGGTCGGCGGGTTCCACACCGAGTACAGCTCGATGAAGTTCGCGATGTTCTTCCTCGCCGAGTACGTCAACATGGTGATCGTTTCGGCGTTCGCGACCACCCTGTTCCTCGGCGGCTGGCTGTTCCCGTTCGTCGGCGAGGACAGCGCGCTGAACAGCGGCTGGTGGCCGGTGATCTGGTTCTTCCTGAAGATGTTCCTGCTGCTGTTCGGGTTCATCTGGCTGCGCGGCACGCTGCCGCGGTACCGCTACGACCAGTTCATGCGGCTGGGCTGGAAGATCCTGGTCCCGTTGAACCTGGTCTGGATCGTGGTCATCGCCGCGATCAGGGCGGTGCGCAACAGCGGTGGCCTGAACACCACGCAGATCCTGATCGGCGGGGCGATCGTGGTGGTCATCGCGATCGCGGTGGCGATGCTGGTGCCGGAGAAACGGCTGCCCGAGGACGACACGGTGGAGGTCACCGGCGGCGGCTACCCGGTTCCTCCGCTGGATCTCCGGGTGCCGTCGGTGCCGGACCGCAAGAAGGCCCGCCGCAAGGTACGGGCGCGCGCTTCGCAGCACTCCGAGCCGGCTGCGGTCGGTGGAGGGAAAGCAGAGGCCGGGGATGAATGA
- the nuoE gene encoding NADH-quinone oxidoreductase subunit NuoE, with the protein MSSPDGMSQVPEPGPRPSAQTHVSAGGDTDVIGIAPAGAAALLEDVVPADPFGDDIVAKARNLIVRYPQSRSALLPMLHLVQSVQGYVSQEGIAFCARQLELSDAEVSAVATFYTMYKRRPCGEHLVSVCTNTLCAALGGDAIYQKLQQHLGEDGKPLGHEETAGTPGEPGSVTIEHAECLAACDLGPVLQVNYEYYDNQTPEKAVELVDALRRGERPAPTRGAPLTDFKGAELQLAGFFPEDEQTYRAEVDGPSQAVETLRGAQIAQDRGWTAPVLGDVPLPTLSAEGEKK; encoded by the coding sequence ATGAGTTCTCCGGACGGAATGTCCCAGGTGCCGGAGCCGGGACCGCGCCCGAGCGCGCAGACGCACGTTTCGGCCGGTGGTGACACCGACGTGATCGGGATCGCCCCGGCTGGTGCCGCGGCCCTGCTGGAAGACGTCGTGCCGGCGGACCCGTTCGGCGACGACATCGTTGCCAAGGCGCGGAACCTGATCGTCCGGTACCCGCAGTCGAGGTCCGCGCTGCTGCCGATGCTGCACCTGGTGCAGTCCGTGCAGGGCTACGTCAGCCAGGAGGGGATCGCCTTCTGCGCCAGGCAGCTCGAGCTGTCCGACGCCGAGGTCAGCGCGGTCGCCACCTTCTACACGATGTACAAGCGGCGGCCGTGCGGGGAGCACCTGGTCAGCGTCTGCACCAACACGCTGTGCGCGGCGCTGGGCGGGGACGCGATCTACCAGAAGCTGCAGCAGCACCTCGGTGAGGACGGCAAGCCGCTGGGGCACGAGGAGACCGCCGGCACCCCCGGCGAGCCCGGCTCGGTCACCATCGAGCACGCCGAGTGCCTGGCGGCCTGCGACCTCGGCCCGGTGCTCCAGGTCAACTACGAGTACTACGACAACCAGACGCCGGAGAAGGCGGTCGAGCTGGTGGACGCGCTTCGCCGCGGCGAGCGCCCGGCGCCGACCCGCGGTGCCCCGCTGACCGACTTCAAGGGCGCCGAACTGCAGCTGGCCGGGTTCTTCCCGGAGGACGAGCAGACCTACCGCGCGGAGGTCGACGGGCCGTCGCAGGCGGTGGAAACCCTGCGGGGCGCGCAGATCGCGCAGGACCGCGGCTGGACCGCCCCGGTGCTCGGGGACGTGCCGTTGCCGACGCTGTCCGCAGAGGGGGAGAAGAAGTGA